One stretch of Methyloversatilis sp. RAC08 DNA includes these proteins:
- the folE gene encoding GTP cyclohydrolase I FolE produces MNHSDTTRPSREEAEAAVRTLIQWAGDDPTREGLLDTPSRVVKSYEEFFAGYSIDPREVLSRTFEEVEGYDEVIALTGIRFESHCEHHMVPIIGKAHIAYLPDRRVVGISKLARLVEVFGKRLQIQEKMTVQIADALYEVLQPRGVAVVIEAAHECMTTRGVHKPGVAMVTSRMLGAFRDDASTRREFFNLIGRTAGGCEN; encoded by the coding sequence ATGAACCATTCAGACACCACACGCCCGAGCCGGGAAGAAGCCGAGGCGGCTGTCCGTACGCTGATCCAGTGGGCCGGTGACGATCCGACGCGCGAAGGCCTGCTCGATACGCCATCGCGCGTTGTCAAGTCGTACGAGGAATTCTTTGCCGGTTATTCGATCGACCCGCGCGAAGTGCTGTCACGCACCTTCGAAGAGGTCGAAGGCTACGACGAGGTGATCGCGCTGACCGGCATCCGCTTCGAAAGCCATTGCGAGCACCACATGGTGCCCATCATCGGCAAGGCGCACATCGCCTACCTGCCGGATCGGCGCGTCGTCGGCATTTCCAAGCTGGCGCGTCTGGTCGAGGTGTTCGGCAAGCGTCTGCAGATCCAGGAAAAGATGACCGTGCAGATCGCCGATGCGCTGTATGAAGTGCTGCAGCCGCGCGGCGTTGCAGTGGTGATCGAGGCGGCGCACGAGTGCATGACCACCCGCGGTGTGCACAAGCCGGGCGTCGCCATGGTGACCAGCCGCATGCTGGGCGCCTTCCGCGACGACGCCAGCACGCGGCGCGAGTTCTTCAACCTGATCGGCCGGACGGCGGGCGGCTGCGAAAACTGA
- a CDS encoding flagellar brake protein gives MIPVRKSDVAIGRPLPYSLYDQNNKLLLKAGVIVQTQNQLDVLSERGLYRDKVSTSLPSVTARAGQENEPRREGDKAGVQLDLEEIRLQIGDIFQLQGTGDDGQRYTVRLLGHSKGRSVMVTAPMIEGSYAIVKQDAAFVVRLFSGKSVYAFPAHVLKMANTPFPYLHLSYPKKVSGMRVRQAQRAAVRIIAAVTDAAGAAHAATLIDISKGGALLAGKSALGPTGSAFTCKFRLQFDDIDQFVQVGGVIRSVTHASDPESEQAMLNHGVEFTDIPEQDRLALTAFVYNRIIALSEGG, from the coding sequence ATGATTCCTGTTCGAAAGTCAGACGTCGCGATCGGCAGGCCCTTGCCGTATTCCCTCTATGACCAGAACAACAAGCTGCTGCTGAAGGCAGGCGTGATCGTGCAGACGCAGAACCAGCTTGACGTGCTGAGCGAACGGGGACTTTACCGGGACAAGGTCAGTACCAGCCTGCCATCGGTGACGGCGCGCGCCGGTCAGGAAAACGAGCCCAGGCGGGAAGGCGACAAAGCCGGCGTGCAGCTCGATCTGGAAGAAATCCGTCTGCAGATCGGCGACATCTTCCAGCTTCAGGGTACCGGCGACGACGGGCAGCGCTATACCGTAAGGCTGCTCGGCCATTCGAAGGGCCGCAGTGTCATGGTGACTGCGCCGATGATCGAAGGCAGCTATGCGATCGTCAAGCAGGACGCCGCGTTTGTCGTTCGCCTGTTTTCCGGCAAGAGCGTGTATGCCTTTCCGGCGCATGTGCTGAAGATGGCGAACACCCCCTTTCCCTATCTGCACCTGAGCTATCCGAAGAAGGTGAGCGGAATGCGCGTGCGCCAGGCGCAGCGGGCGGCGGTCCGGATCATTGCCGCGGTGACCGACGCAGCCGGCGCGGCGCACGCAGCGACGCTGATCGACATCAGCAAGGGCGGCGCGCTGCTGGCTGGCAAGTCGGCGCTGGGCCCGACCGGCAGCGCTTTCACCTGCAAGTTTCGCCTGCAGTTCGACGACATCGACCAGTTCGTGCAGGTGGGCGGCGTCATCCGTTCGGTCACGCACGCCAGTGATCCGGAAAGCGAGCAGGCCATGCTGAACCACGGCGTGGAATTCACGGATATTCCGGAGCAGGACCGACTGGCGCTGACGGCTTTCGTCTACAACCGGATCATCGCGCTCAGCGAAGGGGGCTGA
- the nrdR gene encoding transcriptional regulator NrdR — protein MKCPFCSSPDTQVVETRESEDGDIIRRRRRCAACDKRFTTYERVDLKMPQVVKKDGRRADYDREKLRASMMLALRKRPVTTESVDLAMDRIEERLLTMGVRELATDRLGELVMRELKKLDKIGYIRFASVYRNFEDVDEFSEVVREVTKPTRTPRKAAS, from the coding sequence ATGAAATGTCCCTTCTGCAGTTCGCCCGACACCCAGGTCGTCGAAACCCGTGAAAGCGAGGACGGCGACATCATCCGCCGCCGCCGCCGCTGTGCGGCGTGCGACAAGCGCTTCACGACCTACGAGCGGGTCGACCTGAAAATGCCGCAGGTAGTGAAGAAGGATGGCCGGCGCGCCGACTACGACCGCGAAAAGCTGCGTGCCAGCATGATGCTGGCGCTGCGCAAGCGGCCGGTCACGACCGAATCGGTCGATCTGGCGATGGATCGCATCGAGGAACGCCTGCTCACCATGGGCGTGCGCGAACTGGCGACCGACCGGCTGGGAGAGCTGGTGATGCGCGAGCTGAAGAAGCTCGACAAGATCGGCTACATCCGTTTCGCCAGCGTGTATCGCAATTTCGAGGACGTCGACGAATTTTCGGAAGTGGTGCGCGAAGTCACCAAACCGACACGAACGCCGCGCAAGGCGGCCAGCTGA
- a CDS encoding adenylate/guanylate cyclase domain-containing protein — protein MSAAAPGFLSRLRSGGILPGDSPEERLNKSLLVLATGLVCVASMLWLAVYWSIGPQLSATLPFAYQLLLAGNLLLYIRSGNFKLFRTTQLGLFLFVPFVAQWAIGNFITASGILLWGLLAPVGAILCIGAREALAWFFAYAFLIVLTGVFDFYLADASTYRNATVSVETSVVFFALNFLAISTIVFMLLRFAIEQKQRTASQLAEAHALLECEQERSERLLLNILPGPVAERLKQNEKNIADGFADVSVMFADIVNFTQVAAGMTPAQVFSMLNRVFSRFDEQAGARGLEKIKTIGDAYMVAGGLNENTSDYTAALADLALEMRDWLRNQTTGTGVLLDLRIGIGTGPVVAGVVGKKKFIYDLWGDTVNLASRITTEGVPGMVQVDTTTYLRLRNRFDFHPPQTLYLKGKGDTVVYRLIGRKDQPSALAGGGVDILLDAR, from the coding sequence GTGAGCGCAGCGGCACCCGGCTTCCTGTCGCGCCTGCGCAGTGGCGGCATCCTTCCCGGCGACAGCCCTGAAGAGCGGCTGAACAAGTCGCTTCTGGTGCTGGCGACCGGTCTGGTTTGCGTGGCTTCGATGCTGTGGCTGGCGGTGTATTGGTCGATCGGGCCGCAACTGTCCGCGACCTTGCCTTTCGCCTACCAGCTGCTGCTGGCCGGCAACCTGCTGCTGTACATCCGCAGCGGCAACTTCAAGCTTTTCCGCACGACCCAGCTCGGACTGTTCCTGTTCGTGCCCTTTGTCGCCCAGTGGGCCATCGGCAACTTCATCACCGCCAGCGGCATCCTGCTGTGGGGTTTGCTGGCGCCGGTGGGCGCCATCCTGTGCATCGGCGCGCGTGAGGCGCTGGCGTGGTTCTTCGCCTACGCCTTCCTGATCGTGCTGACCGGTGTGTTCGACTTCTATCTTGCAGACGCGAGCACCTACCGCAACGCCACCGTGTCGGTGGAAACCAGCGTGGTGTTCTTCGCGCTCAACTTTCTCGCCATTTCGACCATCGTGTTCATGCTGTTGCGCTTCGCGATAGAACAGAAACAGCGCACCGCCAGTCAGCTCGCCGAAGCGCATGCGCTGCTGGAATGCGAACAGGAACGCTCGGAACGGCTGCTGCTGAACATCCTGCCCGGCCCGGTCGCCGAACGCCTGAAGCAGAACGAAAAGAACATCGCAGATGGGTTTGCCGACGTCAGCGTCATGTTTGCCGACATCGTGAACTTCACCCAGGTCGCCGCCGGCATGACGCCGGCCCAAGTGTTCTCGATGCTCAACCGCGTGTTTTCACGCTTCGACGAGCAGGCGGGTGCGCGTGGTCTGGAGAAGATCAAGACCATCGGCGACGCCTACATGGTGGCCGGCGGCCTGAACGAAAACACGTCGGACTACACCGCCGCGCTGGCCGATCTGGCACTCGAAATGCGCGACTGGCTCAGGAACCAGACCACCGGCACCGGCGTGCTGCTCGATCTGCGCATCGGCATCGGCACCGGACCGGTCGTCGCCGGCGTCGTGGGCAAGAAGAAATTTATCTATGACCTGTGGGGCGACACGGTCAATCTGGCCAGTCGCATCACGACCGAAGGCGTGCCCGGCATGGTGCAGGTCGACACCACGACTTACCTTCGCCTGCGCAACCGTTTTGACTTCCACCCGCCGCAGACGCTCTATCTGAAAGGCAAGGGCGACACCGTGGTGTATCGGCTGATCGGACGCAAGGATCAACCGTCTGCGTTGGCCGGCGGCGGCGTCGATATCCTGCTCGATGCGCGATGA
- a CDS encoding DegQ family serine endoprotease, which produces MKITLSRTALAIIAATTFGLGATATTVDWMHKAQAAADSPPLLLAQAAPVAAAPVAGNLVTGLPDFTTLVDQTSASVVNISVVGKAAKAPAMNPNDPMYEFFRRFGIPVPQDPRGGQGPGNGQGPTPRGIGSGFVISQDGYILTNAHVVSEAAEVTVKFTDKRELKARVIGSDKRTDVALIKVEAKNLPAVKLGNADQVRVGEWVAAIGAPFGFENTVTAGIVSAKSRALPDESLVPFIQTDVAINPGNSGGPLFNLKGEVIGINSQIYSRTGGFMGLSFAIPIDVAMRVADQIKQFGRAKHARLGISIQPITRDLADSFGLDRARGALVANVEKDGPADRAGLQPGDVVLSVDGREVADSFDLPKVIGNLPPGKPVKLKVWRQGAERTVTATLGEQGETEAVAQADPGRDAQPARDRLGLVVRPLTGGEAQQLGVSRGLVVSDAAGPSAQAGIQPGDAILAVNGQPVGSAEELARLVERAKGRVALLIQRGDNRLFVPIRAG; this is translated from the coding sequence ATGAAGATCACCCTGTCACGTACGGCTCTGGCAATCATCGCCGCCACGACTTTCGGCCTTGGCGCGACAGCGACCACGGTCGACTGGATGCACAAGGCGCAAGCCGCTGCCGACAGCCCGCCGCTTCTGCTGGCTCAGGCGGCACCCGTCGCGGCCGCTCCGGTTGCCGGCAACCTCGTGACCGGCCTGCCCGACTTCACGACGCTGGTCGACCAGACCTCGGCCTCGGTCGTGAACATCAGCGTCGTCGGCAAGGCGGCGAAGGCGCCGGCCATGAACCCGAACGACCCGATGTACGAGTTTTTCCGCCGCTTCGGCATTCCGGTGCCGCAGGACCCGCGCGGCGGACAGGGACCGGGCAATGGCCAGGGCCCGACACCGCGCGGCATCGGGTCCGGCTTCGTGATCAGCCAGGATGGCTACATCCTGACCAATGCGCACGTGGTTTCGGAAGCCGCCGAAGTGACGGTGAAATTCACCGACAAGCGCGAACTGAAGGCGCGCGTGATCGGCAGCGACAAGCGCACCGACGTCGCGCTGATCAAGGTCGAGGCAAAGAACCTTCCGGCCGTGAAGCTGGGCAACGCCGACCAGGTTCGCGTGGGCGAGTGGGTGGCCGCAATCGGCGCGCCTTTCGGCTTCGAGAACACGGTGACCGCAGGCATCGTCAGCGCCAAATCGCGCGCGCTGCCGGACGAATCGCTGGTGCCCTTCATCCAGACAGACGTGGCGATCAATCCGGGCAATTCGGGCGGGCCGCTGTTCAACCTGAAGGGCGAGGTGATCGGCATCAATTCGCAGATCTACTCGCGCACCGGCGGCTTCATGGGCCTGTCGTTCGCCATTCCGATCGACGTGGCGATGCGCGTCGCCGACCAGATCAAGCAATTCGGCCGCGCCAAGCATGCGCGTCTGGGCATCAGCATCCAGCCGATCACGCGCGACCTGGCCGACAGCTTCGGGCTGGACCGTGCGCGCGGCGCGCTGGTCGCCAATGTCGAAAAGGACGGTCCGGCGGACCGGGCAGGCCTGCAGCCGGGTGACGTGGTGCTGTCGGTCGATGGCCGCGAGGTGGCGGATTCGTTCGACCTGCCCAAGGTGATCGGCAATCTGCCGCCCGGCAAGCCGGTGAAGCTCAAGGTCTGGCGCCAGGGCGCGGAACGTACCGTGACGGCGACGCTGGGTGAGCAGGGCGAAACCGAAGCCGTCGCCCAGGCTGATCCGGGGCGCGACGCGCAGCCGGCGCGCGACCGTCTGGGTCTGGTGGTGCGTCCGCTCACCGGCGGCGAAGCCCAGCAACTGGGCGTGAGCCGCGGTCTGGTCGTGTCCGATGCGGCAGGTCCGTCTGCCCAGGCCGGCATCCAGCCGGGCGACGCCATCCTCGCGGTGAATGGCCAGCCGGTCGGCAGCGCCGAAGAACTGGCGCGCCTGGTCGAACGCGCAAAGGGCCGCGTCGCCCTGTTGATCCAGCGCGGCGACAACCGGTTGTTCGTGCCGATTCGGGCGGGTTGA
- a CDS encoding type II toxin-antitoxin system VapC family toxin, producing MRILLDTHVIIWLAHAPGKVAVRTRERISDPASTIYISPVSIWEMTIKCGIGKLDLGSDVAGFARAAYLELAALDLPLALDHFRHLAELPLHHHDPFDRLLFAQARSEALCFATADNAFDAYGDAGVTMLRC from the coding sequence ATGCGCATCCTGCTCGACACCCATGTGATCATCTGGCTGGCTCATGCGCCCGGGAAGGTTGCAGTTCGGACCCGCGAGCGGATCAGCGATCCAGCCTCGACGATCTACATCAGTCCGGTATCGATCTGGGAAATGACGATCAAGTGCGGCATCGGAAAACTCGATCTGGGCAGCGACGTTGCAGGCTTCGCCCGCGCGGCCTATCTTGAGCTGGCGGCGCTGGATCTACCGCTTGCACTCGACCATTTCCGGCATCTGGCCGAACTTCCCCTGCATCACCACGATCCGTTCGATCGTCTTCTGTTTGCACAGGCACGCAGCGAGGCGCTCTGCTTCGCCACGGCCGACAACGCATTCGACGCGTATGGGGACGCCGGCGTCACCATGCTGCGCTGCTGA
- the ribD gene encoding bifunctional diaminohydroxyphosphoribosylaminopyrimidine deaminase/5-amino-6-(5-phosphoribosylamino)uracil reductase RibD, with protein sequence MAGDALHMARALRLAARGLNTTTPNPRVGCVIVRDGQVVGEGWHVRAGEPHAEAHALQAAGDAARGATAYVTLEPCSHHGRTPPCADALVRAGVARVVAAMQDPNPLVAGQGLARLAAEGIATTCGLLAQEARELNIGFVSRMTRGRPWVRLKTASTLDGVTALDNGVSQWITGPAARRDGHRWRARACAVLSGIGTVQEDNPSLTVREVPTERQPLRVIVDARLALSPAAKLFADIDRAPLLVACASDDVPNARALRDAGAELLVLPNDGGKVDLPALLQALGARGINELHAESGHKLNGSLLREGCVDELLMYVAPTVLGRGMGLFNLGPFDTLDQRIDVDIRDLRAVGRDWRVLARLRQSP encoded by the coding sequence ATGGCGGGCGACGCTCTTCACATGGCGCGTGCGCTGAGGCTGGCGGCGCGCGGATTGAACACGACGACGCCCAACCCGCGTGTCGGCTGCGTCATCGTGCGCGATGGACAGGTCGTCGGCGAGGGCTGGCACGTCAGGGCAGGTGAGCCGCACGCCGAAGCGCACGCGCTGCAAGCCGCCGGTGATGCGGCGCGCGGCGCCACCGCGTACGTGACGCTTGAGCCTTGCAGTCACCATGGCCGCACGCCGCCGTGCGCCGACGCGCTGGTCAGGGCCGGTGTGGCGCGCGTGGTGGCCGCCATGCAGGACCCGAACCCGCTGGTCGCCGGTCAGGGGCTGGCCAGGCTGGCTGCTGAAGGCATCGCGACCACCTGCGGCCTGCTGGCGCAGGAAGCGCGCGAACTCAATATCGGATTCGTATCGCGCATGACGCGCGGTCGCCCGTGGGTCAGGCTGAAAACCGCATCGACACTGGACGGCGTGACGGCGCTCGACAACGGCGTCAGCCAGTGGATCACCGGCCCGGCGGCGCGCCGCGACGGTCACCGCTGGCGCGCGCGTGCCTGTGCCGTGCTGTCCGGCATCGGCACCGTGCAGGAAGACAATCCGTCGCTGACCGTGCGTGAGGTGCCCACGGAGCGCCAGCCGCTGCGCGTCATCGTCGACGCCCGGCTGGCACTGTCACCCGCTGCGAAGCTGTTCGCCGACATCGACCGCGCGCCCTTGCTGGTGGCGTGCGCATCCGACGACGTGCCGAACGCCCGCGCGCTGCGCGATGCCGGTGCCGAGTTGCTGGTGCTGCCGAACGACGGCGGCAAGGTTGACCTGCCGGCCCTGCTGCAGGCACTTGGCGCGCGTGGCATCAACGAACTGCACGCCGAGTCCGGTCACAAGCTCAATGGCTCGTTGCTGCGTGAAGGCTGCGTGGACGAATTGCTGATGTACGTCGCGCCGACCGTGCTCGGCCGCGGCATGGGGTTGTTCAACCTCGGCCCGTTCGACACGCTGGATCAGCGTATCGATGTCGATATCCGCGACCTCCGGGCCGTGGGGCGTGACTGGCGCGTATTGGCGCGGTTGCGGCAATCTCCGTAG
- a CDS encoding porin: MSKKLLAAAIAAALVPTAVLAEASNVTMYGRIDYGFMSRGGDSGGLSQGGREGRLNDFEDGIQGTNRIGFRGSEALGNGLKAIFEFEFGFSGDSGQSFGATSNRHSWIGLEGAFGTVLGGRVDGARYSFVGQYDPFKNQTVANAGSLFGVTSGLGQADRADNAVVYITPEVAPGLKFLAAYTTSLLSEAGSGAIAGQDTETGDTPLYALAALYNNGPISVTLDYENLKIKRANAGRDLEFDLWVAGASYDFGVAKLSAYYENTKGDDSASEAISDADGWLIGLTVPVTTNFAIKTSYVKANDDARNNADCKKWGVGGEYSFSKRTQAYATFAKLSADSAATCGISKNAAGGNGTGSNGAGGTGYGDTGFNIGLAHTF; the protein is encoded by the coding sequence ATGTCCAAGAAATTGCTTGCAGCTGCGATCGCAGCCGCACTCGTACCGACCGCCGTTCTGGCCGAAGCATCGAACGTGACCATGTACGGTCGCATCGACTACGGTTTCATGTCGCGTGGTGGTGACAGCGGTGGCCTGTCGCAAGGTGGTCGTGAAGGTCGCCTGAACGACTTCGAAGATGGCATCCAGGGCACGAACCGCATCGGTTTCCGTGGTAGCGAAGCCCTCGGCAACGGCCTGAAGGCAATTTTCGAATTCGAATTCGGTTTCTCGGGTGACAGCGGCCAGTCGTTCGGTGCCACGTCGAACCGTCACAGCTGGATCGGTCTTGAAGGTGCCTTCGGTACCGTCCTCGGCGGCCGTGTTGATGGCGCGCGTTACTCCTTCGTCGGCCAGTACGACCCGTTCAAGAACCAGACCGTTGCCAACGCCGGTTCGCTGTTCGGTGTGACGTCGGGCCTCGGTCAGGCTGACCGTGCCGACAACGCTGTTGTCTACATCACGCCTGAAGTCGCTCCTGGCCTGAAGTTCCTGGCTGCCTACACGACTTCGCTGCTGTCGGAAGCCGGTTCGGGTGCAATCGCCGGTCAGGACACCGAAACCGGTGACACCCCCCTGTACGCACTGGCCGCCCTGTACAACAACGGCCCGATCAGCGTCACGCTCGACTACGAAAACCTCAAGATCAAGCGCGCAAACGCTGGTCGCGACCTCGAGTTCGATCTGTGGGTTGCTGGCGCAAGCTACGACTTCGGCGTCGCCAAGCTGTCGGCATACTACGAAAACACGAAGGGTGACGACAGCGCGTCGGAAGCCATCTCGGACGCTGACGGTTGGCTGATCGGTCTGACGGTTCCCGTCACCACCAACTTCGCCATCAAGACCAGCTACGTCAAGGCGAATGACGATGCCCGCAACAACGCTGACTGCAAGAAGTGGGGCGTTGGCGGCGAGTACTCGTTCTCGAAGCGCACCCAGGCTTACGCAACGTTTGCCAAGCTGAGTGCTGACAGCGCCGCGACCTGCGGCATCTCGAAGAACGCTGCCGGTGGTAACGGCACGGGTTCGAACGGTGCCGGCGGTACGGGCTACGGCGACACCGGCTTCAACATCGGTCTCGCACACACGTTCTAA
- a CDS encoding IS110 family transposase codes for MTSQPSPIHIGIDVSKASLDIALGEHGPVQRIDNTPLAIRAWLRTLPSGPLHIGCEATGTYHLALRDAVIKAGHPLYLIDGYRLSRYRGATSVRAKTDPIDARLIARYVAKEGTHLRPYTLPPEATQRVQQLLRRRATLVRTAVILRQSLSDLPGFKREVRALLAKADRLAQQIQAQIVEKLKASDWIDDHRRCQGIEGVGPLTAAALCATFHRGAFTRADAFIAYLGLDVCVRQSGNQHARGTLSKKGDPELRRLLHNAAMAASRSDTWKPTYQAFIARGFSRTQALVALARKIARVAFSLMKTGTQYQPGGLKNTCAQT; via the coding sequence ATGACAAGTCAGCCTTCGCCGATTCACATCGGCATCGACGTATCCAAAGCCAGCCTCGATATCGCACTGGGCGAGCACGGCCCGGTGCAGCGCATCGACAACACCCCTCTAGCCATCCGGGCCTGGCTGCGCACCTTGCCCAGCGGCCCGCTGCACATCGGCTGCGAGGCCACCGGCACCTACCACCTCGCGCTGCGCGACGCCGTGATCAAGGCCGGGCACCCGCTCTACCTGATCGACGGCTACCGCCTCTCGCGCTACCGCGGCGCCACCAGCGTGCGGGCCAAGACCGACCCGATCGACGCCCGGCTCATCGCCCGCTACGTCGCCAAAGAGGGCACGCACCTGCGCCCCTACACGCTGCCGCCCGAGGCCACGCAACGCGTGCAGCAACTGCTGCGTCGTCGCGCCACCCTGGTCCGGACCGCCGTCATCTTGCGCCAGAGCCTGTCCGATCTGCCCGGCTTCAAGCGCGAGGTGCGCGCCTTGCTGGCCAAGGCCGACCGGCTCGCCCAGCAGATTCAGGCCCAGATCGTGGAAAAGCTCAAAGCCAGCGACTGGATCGACGATCACCGCCGCTGCCAGGGCATCGAAGGCGTCGGCCCACTCACCGCCGCCGCCTTGTGCGCGACCTTCCATCGGGGCGCCTTCACCCGTGCAGACGCCTTCATCGCCTATCTCGGCCTCGATGTGTGCGTGCGCCAATCGGGCAACCAGCACGCCCGCGGCACCCTGAGCAAAAAGGGCGACCCCGAGCTACGCCGACTCCTGCACAACGCCGCCATGGCAGCCAGCCGATCCGACACCTGGAAGCCTACCTACCAAGCCTTCATCGCCCGCGGCTTCTCCCGCACCCAGGCCCTTGTCGCCCTGGCACGAAAGATCGCTCGCGTTGCCTTCTCTCTGATGAAAACCGGCACTCAATACCAACCCGGAGGGCTCAAAAACACTTGTGCTCAGACATAG
- a CDS encoding type II toxin-antitoxin system Phd/YefM family antitoxin: MRQVNMLEAKTALSELVAAALRGEEIVIARANKPAVRLVPVEPVAPVRRFGWATGKISVAEDFDAPLDAFSSYR, translated from the coding sequence ATGCGTCAAGTCAACATGCTGGAAGCCAAGACAGCCTTGTCGGAGTTGGTTGCGGCCGCATTGCGCGGCGAAGAGATTGTGATCGCCCGCGCCAATAAACCGGCGGTCAGGCTGGTTCCGGTCGAGCCTGTTGCGCCCGTTCGTCGCTTTGGTTGGGCAACTGGAAAGATCAGCGTAGCCGAAGATTTCGATGCACCGCTGGACGCGTTCAGCAGCTATCGTTGA